CAGGAACACTGCAAACATGATGTCTCATTTCCTGAGGGTGTGGAGAAGTGCGTCAACTTGAGTGGATGGCTGAATGCCGGGAATAATGTTGGTGGGGTGGTGTTCAGAGAGAGCGGTCGCATTTGTCTCAGTGAATCAACTGGTGAGTCTGATTGGGCAGATTTATAGTATATTGCATCAGAAAAATCAGAAAGAATAGGACAGTTGTGTTTTTCTACTTCTTTGTTTGATGTTTCTGGTGTACAAGTATTGAATGGGACAGCtgtcacataaaataaaaataaaccaagcATATGTTCGTTACATTCACATAAACAGTTTGAGGGACAGCCAGAggcgtttctaggatttgaggacattgggcgCTTAACCCAGGCCTTTAGGGAAGATTTACACACTTGTTGCTCTCTATTTTAGGTGCACCCACACAATCTAATACATATAGGCTTACATTCAAGAttagatgcctgctgcttacgcTTTGgaacctggtcactacctttttataaagtcacGACCTCACCTGAGGGCTGTGCCCAGGAGCGTCGCGAACACGGTAAAATAAGAAGGAAATAAGAAACTCCAGGTTCTTCTGTTCGTTTTACAcagcgtcccaacttttttggaatagGGGTTGTATTTTTTGCACAGAACGAGCACTGAGGATTTTGTGCCCCATCTCTTATACTAGTAGTGCATCAGGGCCTGTACACATGCAtgtaaccgcctggaaaacgcaaGGTTTGGCGCTGTGTGCTACTCTTGTGCTTACTTTGTGCCAGCTTTAAAGAGCGCATAGGCAGGTTGCGTCTAAGAttgctaagcgaccataacCAGTATTGTAGCATAACCTTCTTAGCAGAAATCTtgagagctgatcttcttccagatgttttttaaataatgtccGTTGGACACATTTAAAGCTCTGggtagggatgcactgatatCAACAGACAACAAACTTCTCCATATttctcacagactgatatttagggagaaaagggagagagatATCTGCCGGCTGGGACGGGTTGTTCCTCTTCACATGACGTGTGGTGAATGCTGCTGctttccaaaagttgaactctgggtgtgtttgtaaatccaatctgatgctctacactaaaatgaggaCCCTGTTGTTTGAAGAAATGGAGCGTTCTGTTTCTACATTAATTAACAAACTGTtgagttaatcacacattcactccattTGGCACTCTGGGTGCTCTGTCTCCCCAGATACTGAGGAGTGAGTACAAACGCACCCTCCGTTCATGTCAGAGCGCTCCAATCtagccctgaaaaataggcgctAAGGAACACTTGCGCGTCGTGATGGTGCTGCTCTCAATTTTGAGCGTGCCTTTCGCTCATCTATATTGCAAACAATAGATTTGAGGGTGCAAGAAACGTAGCATGTGCACAGGCCCTTAGGGGGGCATGATTACAGCAAACCAAAACTTATCTCACATACATGAAACTTTTTAACCtctaaaactttgttttttgtttatttgcagaGCTCCATGCTGTAGTGCTTACTGTAATGCTGTTCGTCCTCGCCATCGTAATCAGTGTGATAGTAATTATCATCTATAAGGCAAACGCCTGGACAATGAAGATACCCAGCTTACCCGAACCTCTGGTAAGGAGTTAAATTATGAGAAACCAATTTATGTGAATTATGTTGCTTCAGctgtttttaaaacctttctctgtgtctgtctttttgtcACAAAGATCTCAGAGCCGCACCCCAGGGACCGGGACATGTATGCTCATATGTCCCACGAACACTTCAGTCAGGTGATTGTCAGCCAGCCCTGCAAGAACCCGTCAGTCAGCTCTGAAGAGGAGAACCATCTCATGGAGAACCTGGACAGCAGCGCCGGCTCCGGTTTCCAGCATGATGGGTTGTACATGGAGGGAGGACTTTCAGAGGGATACGGGAGAGGTGATGACTCTGAAAACAGCTCAGTGAAATCAGAGACTGATTCGACTGgtttggaggaggaggatgaggaggagttGGAGGAGGTGTCACCCTACGACTGCCCACACACTCTGCAGGTGGACATGGGTGATGGAGACATGGTCACAGGTTACAGCAAGAGGTAAAGGAGGACTTGATCTGGGATTGAAGTTCGTTTCATGACGGTTTTAACTCATCCAGGACCGTCCTCACATGTTCGTACCTCGGATGCACTACAGAGCCTAAACAAGTGCACTAAGGGAGGTGGTGCTCAAGAGACGCTCATACCTTCTTGCTTCTGACTGCTGTGATAAAAACGCATTGACCTACATGTTTGAGGATATCGTCGGTTTGCCTTGCTGCTGCATTTGGAGATAATCAGATGaatcaaaacagaaaaagtcCGATTTTCTACAAAACAAAGAGGATGAAAAAAATACTCCTGCCTGTCATGCATTTTGAAGAGCCTTTCATGAACATGAAACCTCAGCTACATTTATAacctttttaacttttattttatgaGAAGAAACTGTAGTTAACGCTGCTGTTTTAATCTGCTAAACAAACCGGTGATCTTCCAGTCACTTGccagctgttttctgtctggCTGCAGAGGTATACAGTTCTATCTTTTACCCTCAGCCATCTCTGCTCCTGCGGCATTTTATCAGATGCAGCAGTGCAGACCAGTTGCAAAACACCATCCGGAAATTTTTCATCTCAAAGAAAACACGCTTCAAAAGAAGAACAAGTTGTACGAGTGCTTTCTGTTGTCTTTAAGTATCGGCTGAAACTTGTTGTATGTGTGGCTGTTATTCATGAAGGGAAGGAGCTCCATTTTTTATCTTCACCAGCATgtatggttttgttttgtttttaaaggaaagTTCACCTAAATGGCACACAAAAAGCATTGTCTCACTTGCATCAAGTGgtatttaaaggttctgtataaGCTTGGATGGCTGAGCtgacaaacatggcgactgcaagtggtggggataacataACAGGACTGTAACAGCTGCAACCGTccagatgtataataataactagacCTGATCGGTCAAACGGAATTGCTCGCTAGGACTGATTTCTATGTAAAGTTTTCAAATTGTTGGAAATTCAAAAGGATGTGACGTCATGCACACTGCCGAGTGCCTTGACTCGTGAGCTCCACTACAGTGCTAACACTGTGCAGTAGTAGCTGACATAAGTTAGAAAAGGAGTCCACTAATATCAACAAATGACCAGCATCCACCACAGCACAGAGTCAAACATGCTGTGTTTTCGTGATATAAATTTTGCAGCGGTGGCCCGGCAGAGACGAACCTTTACTTGCACTTgcgctggctgaatttgagctgctacaggagGTGACTGAAGGTCTGTCTCCGGAGCTGCCGTCGGTTCTCCTCCTGGCGAAGTTGTCTCCGAGTAGTGGGGTTGAGTTGGAGGGACCATGTGGTGCGCTCGCtaattcttgtttcatttgtggTCTAACAAACAGTAAATTCATCAAATTCAGTTCCCTTCGATGCAGAAAAATCCCAAAGTTAACACTAACGTGAAATATGTGGGTATATTGCAATAATGTGCTAACACAGACGAATTGCTAGCTTGGTAATGTAGCAAAATACTGTCTAGAGTGATTAACATCATCCAATTCATCCAGATTCCCGGGGCTGGTTAGCAAATTACTTAGATAATGTCACAAAGCAGCCAACAACAGATCCATGCAGTGAAGATAAGTTACATATAGCTGGGCGGTCTATTACCTAACCAGAACCCaaggttagccagctagctgtatATTAACATTAGCTGATTAAGTCATTTGTTAACAGAGAGCTAGTTAAAATCATGGAGTCAGTGGTCCAAATGAGAGAAACAGATTTGGCCGATGCCCAAATGCTCGCTTGGGGGCTCGCTGGCCACCGGAGTTATTAATAACAACGATTTTCTTcaagttacatacagaacctttaatcATGTGTATAGGTCTGGTTGTATATTTGGCATAATATTCCTGCTATCGTCACAGTAAACAAGGGTGAATTGAATCCGTTTTTAGAATCAGTGGTCCACAAATGATAATCCACAGAACCAACTGTCACAGGGACTTTTTCTTTGGTAGAAAGTAGTTctaatgaaaaatatttatggcAAAGATCTGTGGATTGTTCACCGTAAATGTGGAAACCTATTTATGCAAAGAGATGTTGAgtcttttaaagtcattttgagCATTTGAACTCCAAATATTAACCTTTAAGTACCACTACAGGTaaataagaaaatgttttctggCGTTTGGGTGAAAGACTCGTCCTGGATGTTCCGAGCAAGCTTGAGTGTTTCGTTTTGAATGTTGTTAAACTGAGCACCTCATACAGTCTGGACTTTCCACTCCTGGCAGCAGATTGACATGCATTATAAATACCTTTCAGTCACGTTGTTATGTGCCACACCTAATTTCTCGGCTTTGAGCTACAGTTAATGCTCAGTGTTTCCATTCTGTTATTGAGCAACCTGGGACCTGCCTAACTGGTTCTGTGTAGCCGATGTGTGGGAGTGTTTCTGTTGTTCGAGATGATTGGTTTTGTTTACAGTAATTCAGggtattttctattttattttttattgtggcAAATTTAACCTTgttaataaattatattttaaaataatctgtTCGATGTATGAGATGTGAATTCAATTAAGTTTTTTGGTCTTTAACTGGACAGAAAAGTTCCCTTCCTCCACTTCACCTGATGCCCATTTGCATGACAGGGAAAAACAACATGTTGCTTTGCCAAAGACTTCCTGCTCTGATCTGGCGTCAGCCTGAAGTTTAAATAAATACGTGTGTGATAGATAATCATCAGCTAACCTGTGGGGACAAGCGCAGTTTGATAAGATCAACATGAAAACTcacaaaaaatacttttaaatgtttttaataaagagacataaatattattaatattctCCTCTGTTAACTCCAAATATAAGGTTGTAAGTGTTTAAAGGGCTGGGTGTCGATGGACAGTTTTAGATACAAATCCTGATATGGCAAACTTCTGCACAaaaaccaaaactatttttcaatgtctattttttaaagaaaaacattttccaacaaattcctttttttcccccatctaAAAAAAGGAGCCACAGCTCTTCAACGTTAAGagtgttgtttattattttgggAGGTATGCTTTCTGGCAGAGGGTTGGATGTGAAGATACTGCTCTtataataaatattaagttACATCAGCGGCCAAATTATTTTAGCAGAAAAACTGGAAACAGTAGCCACTTTAACACAGCCGATTCAAGGCGGAAATATTGTGCTGTGATGCCGCCTCATCGTGCTGCATCTAAGGTGCGATCATGGAATGGGTGAATTGAATGGTCTCACAATTCAGCCACCatgggaggtagtaacagcgccaaaaCAATGTcggtataaacaggacagcctgCAGGACAGGGGCCCGTTTCACAAaacaggttcaacaaactctgagtcaaatcctgaactctgagttgatctactctgagataggaaactctgagtttccggttccagaacagctgatttgaatcagtttaatcaactcggagtagtttcacctggagttaagNNNNNNNNNNNNNNNNNNNNNNNNNNNNNNNNNNNNNNNNNNNNNNNNNNNNNNNNNNNNNNNNNNNNNNNNNNNNNNNNNNNNNNNNNNNNNNNNNNNNNNNNNNNNNNNNNNNNNNNNNNNNNNNNNNNNNNNNNNNNNNNNNNNNNNNNNNNNNNNNNNNNNNNNNNNNNNNNNNNNNNNNNNNNNNNNNNNNNNNNNNNNNNNNNNNNNNNNNNNNNNNNNNNNNNNNNNNNNNNNNNNNNNNNNNNNNNNNNNNNNNNNNNNNNNNNNNNNNNNNNNNNNNNNNNNNNNNNNNNNNNNNNNNNNNNNNNNNNNNNNNNNNNNNNNNNNNNNNNNNNNNNNNNNNNNNNNNNNNNNNNNNNNNNNNNNNNNNNNNNNNNNNNNNNNNNNNNNNNNNNNNNNNNNNNNNNNNNNNNNNNNNNNNNNNNNNNNNNNNNNNNNNNNNNNNNNNNNNNNNNNNNNNNNNNNNNNNNNNNNNNNNNNNNNNNNNNNNNNNNNNNNNNNNNNNNNNNNNNNNNNNNNNNNNNNNNNNNNNNNNNNNNNNNNNNNNNNNNNNNNNNNNNNNNNNNNNNNNNNNNNNNNNNNNNNNNNNNNNNNNNNNNNNNNNNNNNNNNNNNNNNNNNNNNNNNNNNNNNNNNNNNNNNNNNNNNNNNNNNNNNNNNNNNNNNNNNNNNNNNNNNNNNNNNNNNNNNNNNNNNNNNNNNNNNNNNNNNNNNNNNNNNNNNNNNNNNNNNNNNNNNNNNNNNNNNNNNNNNNNNNNNNNNNNNNNNNNNNNNNNNNNNNNNNNNNNNNNNNNNNNNNNNNNNNNNNNNNNNNNNNNNNNNNNNNNNNNNNNNNNNNNNNNNNNNNNNNNNNNNNNNNNNNNNNNNNggagacagagagaaactcgaggttcattgagaaaaacctggtcccgaccaggttaggttcatagagtctgttactacggtaactgaccgagagcttaagttacctctctctctgaaacaggctagagttacccctctttctctggtttgagttacctccctttttgaaacagaaaactcagtttccctcatttcagggttaacagactgagttttcactaaacctgctttgtgaaacgtaccccaggtgtgacattttgatggcGTGTTATGCGTGTGACCCACCACAGGAGATTTAAAaggtagctgttagcagttagcggctaactcaaagaagaacagcggctgTAAACATTCACAAATTGGGAAATGAATGACATTCGGGAGCTCCTTATCCTCCAAACAGAGAACCAGATCAGCCGCTATacaacagggatggtaaatggttgttattgtttataaatcGCTGCTAACATCTATATTTTATGTCACACTccatgtcacgcctctttttATTCTgcgatgccagcatgctgtccaTAATCGCACACCAGAGCAGAATGATACTGCCGTTGTTTGGTTCcgtataaaaatgcaaaggcggcataaagaagggatctctgtgtaaaaagggctacgGTGAAACAGCTTACCTCGCTCTGCCCAacagtaacaaaatccacccacTGTCACCTCTAAATCTCACTGATTAACATGTTCTATCTCGTTAAACTCAAACCATTAATTGGTGTTGCAGGTGGCAATGTGCCAGACTGTTTACTTCTTTCTTTCAGAGCAAGGAAATGGTTTGTAACCCCGGTAACAcagcagtttgttgtttttacatctCTGTTTCTGTACTGTTGTAACAATTAAGATATGAGGTGTTCATTATTGAGCTGTAGGAGCCGCCAGACTAACTGTACCTCACCTGTTTCTAGTCTTTGTGCTCAGCTAAGTTAGCTTTAGGCTGCTAGTAGAGCTGCAACCAGTTATTAttcaacaaacagaaaattaatcagcaactattcTGATAATCAATTTAACGTTTAAGTAATGTTCATGGCAAAAATATATTTCCAGGTTTTCGAATCTGAGGATTTGCTCCTTTCCTTGGTCTTACATTACagtaaatgtgatgtttttgagTTTGGAAATGATGGCTGGACAAAACAAATCAGATGAATTCATCTCAGCTCTCACTGTTTTCTTATGTTTTGCAGGCCAAACAATTAATCCAGAAAATAATGTGACAAACATAATCagtagttgcagccctagctGTTGATGTACTGACTTAAGAGTTATTGATCTTCTCCATGACTCTTGGTAGGAAAGCGTATTTTATAAAACTTTTCTTTCAAATGTGATTTAACATGAGCAGCCACACAAGAAATAAAAAGTCTGAAATTGCCAAAAATGTCGATTTAAAATCAGCGTGTGATCAGAGGAGTAACCAAGATTACCAATATGATCAGACAGTCAAAGCTTTTGGTACATCAGTTTTTAATTCTCCATCTTTTCAGTACCCAGCCGTTAGTACTGGAGTACTGGATTTCAGCCTGCTATAACATGATGAGTTGAGCTGGTTCACTCGAGCCTCTCAGCACCCCGTCAGTCCTCTATTAGGGGGTTGTTTGTCAGCTCCACTGAAGTGAAGAGCAGCGTGTCTGCTGATGACGCCACCagcttgggaaaaaaaagtctgtgtggGCAGTCGGCTACTAAAGCTTCAGGCCTTGAACGTTCGTTCTCAGGTTCAACATCTGCTTCTCCTGTCGGACTTTTTCCTCCTTAAACGCCGTCTTGTTGGCTTTCTTCTCCATTCGCCGCTCCTATTCAAACACACAGAAGTAGAATTTTAACACACTGTACTGAACAAATGTTTTCATGCAGGCTGAAGTGCCACCATGCAAGatcagcaatgtactgctgttgatgggggcagcagcaaaacgtattttagccacctaaaagcAGCAGTTtctgacggggaactgaagcccTTATCTATGCCTAtctaaagccaccagactcctttgacaaaaacagtaacgtttcctcacagaacacaggagctgctggtccatcGCTGCCTCGAGTGGTTAGTtagtttatgttattgtgtaactttggtgctttaaagggttagttcagattcaccaaagtcaaacaatgacacaaactcACAAATCGAGACAGTGGTAacggagtctggtggctttaaagagagaatTCAGTTTCCAATCCGAAAGGGCTGTTCGATACTAaggtaaagaaataaaaatattaaacatataCCATAAACCATTAAACtaatagatttttttaggtggcttgAAAACATTTTGCCGCTgctcccatccacagcagtacattgcttagcttccatgacagtacctctgcttctccaaactgggagcgcTGTCAACCAACATCTACTtaatgtaatacactgactatgaataagttcctcatacaaccccaattaaaaaaaagtcctgacGTTTCCTGTAATCTTTTGTTGACATCTTTTCCTccaatgttggcattgtttttaATGCCTTTTCTTATCATGAGCAGATAACCTTATTAACTGTTGACGCCCTGCTTTCGGTAAATATTTGAATCCAGAAAAGTAAACACATTTGtgacgagacgagttgaaacaggggACTACTTGCAATGACCCGTTGTGCAATGTTCTTAAAAACCCGCTAGTTCACAccaagtgaccaccatgagacggtgtatcatctctagtcaacaactctctgtgcttctgatctgtaacgctgACAGgcagtgaccaccatgagacggcgtatcatctctagtcaacaactctctgtgcttctgatctgtaacgNNNNNNNNNNNNNNNNNNNNNNNNNNNNNNNNNNNNNNNNNNNNNNNNNNNNNNNNNNNNNNNNNNNNNNNNNNNNNNNNNNNNNNNNNNNNNNNNNNNNNNNNNNNNNNNNNNNNNNNNNNNNNNNNNNNNNNNNNNNNNNNNNNNNNNNNNNNNNNNNNNNNNNNNNNNNNNNNNNNNNNNNNNNNNNNNNNNNNNNNNNNNNNNNNNNNNNNNNNNNNNNNNNNNNNNNNNNNNNNNNNNNNNNNNNNNNNNNNNNNNNNNNNNNNNNNNNNNNNNNNNNNNNNNNNNNNNNNNNNNNNNNNNNNNNNNNNNNNNNNNNNNNNNNNNNNNNNNNNNNNNNNNNNNNNNNNNNNNNNNNNNNNNNNNNNNNNNNNNNNNNgggcggggcggatgttacgtgtttacgtttactggaagaaaacactgtagtcctcgctccggataacaagatgtttgacgacgccgttcttagtgcctttttcaggcttgttttgcttatattcttgaagcagcagtacgacaacaaccttgttctgctaatgcttcgtctgttgaggaggagaagggagatagaagagcGTGCTTTGGCGAACCAGTTAGTGCAACGAGTCGCGCaagcgctatatacgtcatcgcgccagaagggcaaggaaatgaGCACGcacagaaagaccggaatgaacttaaagtggaatgagtgtatacaagtgcgagaaattctttcattcggaattacaAACGGAATAtcccagccccttacatcggattttCAAtggcattggccattttcattttgaattaggtgtttacaagatcacttttaacaggaatgaactttcattccgaatgaaaagggaattaaactgtccatgttaGGACAGAGCACCCACAGCAGCACGCTAACACaccgtctgcggtcattttcacttgaccagcggactaaactacaagccgattggttgttgaaacaggtgacgtgctttaaaaccagccgccggtgat
The window above is part of the Epinephelus moara isolate mb chromosome 5, YSFRI_EMoa_1.0, whole genome shotgun sequence genome. Proteins encoded here:
- the ifngr1 gene encoding interferon gamma receptor 1, which produces MLVGGVFTLLLFLISGVSAGDVLPPTNVTLSCTNLNVTVSWKYRERQQQTSFRVYIRGSAGDYETETTDHQYDLSHFVWQSEERYLDFYYVTVTAIEGGNQSQSVTSETFTFNKFSYPQKRCALDFPPADLNENDSGATVSFVNPLYLYRELKEADKPYTVTFIYNVFSDGALKSGPAECTAAQEHCKHDVSFPEGVEKCVNLSGWLNAGNNVGGVVFRESGRICLSESTELHAVVLTVMLFVLAIVISVIVIIIYKANAWTMKIPSLPEPLISEPHPRDRDMYAHMSHEHFSQVIVSQPCKNPSVSSEEENHLMENLDSSAGSGFQHDGLYMEGGLSEGYGRGDDSENSSVKSETDSTGLEEEDEEELEEVSPYDCPHTLQVDMGDGDMVTGYSKR